In Streptomyces puniciscabiei, a single genomic region encodes these proteins:
- a CDS encoding serine/threonine-protein kinase, with protein sequence MPEKNPAASGADRPPTAELSADDLALLGAEPLRRSDPPEIGPYRLLARLGGGGMGRLYLGRESDTEGTYGAGSLVAVKVIRSEYAEDERFRRRFEREIEAVRRVHGTYTAELLDSGFDRDELLWMATAYVPGPSLGDAIERCGSLPAPVVWRLAHEIGQALTAIAAVGIVHRDLKPSNVLLGPDGARIIDFGVAHTADASSLTMTGQHLGTPAFMSPEQADGREVGTASDVFSLGSVLAAAVTGSAPFGEGTTGDVIHRIIYSPPNEQVIAEVARRDPDLAELIGRCLDKDPLRRPSPQDVVEATRGHAADGEWPDAVAGTAGARAAWSGTAVAVPPMDQLTILRRTKPEDPGKEASGRRRWPLVVGAAAAVAIAGAAVALGASGGDAARQEAATTSAGSHSSATTTNSPRAEPASPRPQSRPRTSATATVTAPPPPGSPPAGGATDPAQPQQPYDPPPATRPTTSAPTTKPAPGPTAPAEPWKSCTYYSGTTLTVYGQKGSRVKEVQCILKARGYNIGPSGVDGIFGYDTLTEVKKFQSNNHLRVDGEVGVNTWSALRS encoded by the coding sequence ATGCCCGAGAAGAATCCTGCTGCCTCCGGAGCCGACCGCCCGCCGACGGCCGAGTTGTCCGCGGACGACCTGGCGCTGCTCGGCGCGGAGCCGCTGCGCCGGTCCGACCCGCCGGAGATCGGTCCCTACCGGTTGCTGGCTCGGCTGGGCGGCGGGGGGATGGGACGGCTGTACCTCGGACGGGAGTCCGACACCGAGGGGACGTACGGGGCGGGGTCGCTCGTCGCGGTCAAGGTGATCCGCTCGGAGTACGCCGAGGACGAGCGCTTCCGCCGCCGCTTCGAGCGCGAAATCGAGGCCGTACGCCGGGTGCACGGGACCTACACGGCCGAGCTGCTCGACTCCGGCTTCGACCGCGATGAGCTCCTGTGGATGGCGACCGCCTACGTGCCCGGGCCCAGCCTGGGTGACGCCATCGAGCGGTGCGGGTCCCTGCCCGCGCCGGTCGTGTGGCGGCTGGCGCACGAGATCGGGCAGGCGCTCACGGCGATCGCCGCCGTGGGCATCGTCCACCGCGACCTCAAACCGTCCAACGTGCTGCTGGGACCGGACGGTGCGCGCATCATCGACTTCGGGGTCGCGCACACCGCGGACGCCAGTTCGCTCACCATGACCGGTCAGCACCTGGGCACACCGGCCTTCATGTCTCCGGAGCAGGCGGACGGCCGTGAAGTGGGCACGGCCTCGGACGTGTTCTCCCTCGGCTCGGTCCTCGCCGCGGCGGTCACGGGCTCGGCTCCCTTCGGTGAGGGCACCACCGGTGACGTCATCCACCGGATCATCTACTCGCCGCCGAACGAGCAGGTGATCGCAGAGGTGGCCCGGCGCGATCCCGACCTCGCCGAACTGATCGGCCGGTGCCTGGACAAGGACCCGCTGCGGCGCCCGAGCCCCCAGGACGTCGTCGAGGCCACGCGGGGGCATGCCGCCGACGGGGAGTGGCCCGACGCGGTCGCCGGGACCGCCGGCGCACGGGCGGCCTGGAGCGGGACGGCGGTGGCGGTGCCGCCCATGGACCAGTTGACGATTCTGCGGCGCACCAAACCCGAGGACCCGGGGAAGGAGGCGTCCGGCCGACGCCGGTGGCCGCTCGTGGTGGGCGCGGCGGCAGCGGTCGCGATCGCGGGAGCGGCTGTCGCCCTGGGGGCTTCCGGAGGAGACGCCGCCCGCCAGGAAGCCGCGACCACGTCCGCCGGATCGCATTCCTCCGCCACCACCACGAACTCCCCGCGGGCCGAGCCGGCCTCTCCGCGGCCGCAGTCCCGGCCCAGGACGTCCGCGACCGCGACTGTCACGGCTCCACCCCCGCCCGGGAGCCCGCCGGCCGGCGGCGCCACGGACCCTGCCCAGCCGCAGCAGCCGTACGATCCTCCGCCGGCCACGCGGCCCACCACCTCCGCCCCGACCACGAAACCGGCGCCTGGGCCCACCGCACCCGCCGAGCCCTGGAAGTCCTGCACGTACTACTCCGGCACCACCCTCACGGTCTACGGCCAGAAGGGCTCCCGCGTGAAGGAAGTGCAGTGCATCCTCAAGGCCCGCGGCTACAACATCGGCCCCAGCGGGGTCGACGGCATCTTCGGCTACGACACGCTGACCGAGGTCAAGAAGTTCCAGAGCAACAACCACCTCCGGGTCGACGGCGAGGTCGGCGTCAACACCTGGTCCGCGCTGCGGTCGTGA